A genomic stretch from Halichoerus grypus chromosome 7, mHalGry1.hap1.1, whole genome shotgun sequence includes:
- the PRXL2A gene encoding peroxiredoxin-like 2A isoform X2, whose protein sequence is MDLSFFSMGIWSIGAGALGAAALALLLANTDMFLSKSQKATLEYLEDIDLKTLEKEPRTFKAKELWEKNGAVIMAVRRPGCFLCREEAADLSSLKPKLDELGVPLYAVVKEQIRTEVQDFQPYFKGEIFLDEKKKFYGPQRRKMMFMGFVRLGVWYNFFRARNGGFSGNLEGEGFILGGVFVVGSGKQGILLEHQEKEFGDKVNPVSVLEAARKIQPQTLAAEAK, encoded by the exons ATG GATCTGAGTTTCTTCAGCATGGGGATATGGTCCATTGGCGCGGGGGCCCTGGGGGCGGCTGCCTTGGCCCTGCTCCTGGCCAACACAGACATGTTTCTGTCCAAGTCCCAGAAAGCGACGCTGGAATATCTGGAGGACATAGACCTGAAAACCCTGGAAAAGG AACCAAGGACTTTCAAAGCAAAGGAGCTCTGGGAAAAGAATGGAGCTGTGATTATGGCTGTGCGCAGGCCAGGCTGTTTCCTCTGCCGAGAG gaggctGCGGACCTGTCTTCCCTGAAGCCCAAGCTGGATGAGCTGGGAGTCCCCCTGTATGCAGTGGTGAAGGAACAAATCAGGACCGAAGTGCAGGACTTCCAGCCTTATTTCAAGGGAGAAATCTTCCTGGATGAAAAG AAAAAGTTCTACGGTCCCCAAAGACGGAAGATGATGTTTATGGGATTTGTCCGTCTGGGTGTCTGGTACAACTTCTTCCGAGCCCGGAACGGAGGCTTTTCTGGAAACCTGGAAGGCGAAGGCTTCATCCTTGGGGGAGTTTTTGTGGTGGGATCAGGAAAGCAG GGCATTCTTCTCGAGcatcaagaaaaagaatttggagaCAAAGTGAACCCAGTTTCAGTTCTGGAAGCTGCTAGGAAGATCCAACCCCAGACTTTGGCTGCGGAGGCAAAGTGA
- the PRXL2A gene encoding peroxiredoxin-like 2A isoform X1 translates to MSFLQDLSFFSMGIWSIGAGALGAAALALLLANTDMFLSKSQKATLEYLEDIDLKTLEKEPRTFKAKELWEKNGAVIMAVRRPGCFLCREEAADLSSLKPKLDELGVPLYAVVKEQIRTEVQDFQPYFKGEIFLDEKKKFYGPQRRKMMFMGFVRLGVWYNFFRARNGGFSGNLEGEGFILGGVFVVGSGKQGILLEHQEKEFGDKVNPVSVLEAARKIQPQTLAAEAK, encoded by the exons ATGTCTTTCCTCCAGGATCTGAGTTTCTTCAGCATGGGGATATGGTCCATTGGCGCGGGGGCCCTGGGGGCGGCTGCCTTGGCCCTGCTCCTGGCCAACACAGACATGTTTCTGTCCAAGTCCCAGAAAGCGACGCTGGAATATCTGGAGGACATAGACCTGAAAACCCTGGAAAAGG AACCAAGGACTTTCAAAGCAAAGGAGCTCTGGGAAAAGAATGGAGCTGTGATTATGGCTGTGCGCAGGCCAGGCTGTTTCCTCTGCCGAGAG gaggctGCGGACCTGTCTTCCCTGAAGCCCAAGCTGGATGAGCTGGGAGTCCCCCTGTATGCAGTGGTGAAGGAACAAATCAGGACCGAAGTGCAGGACTTCCAGCCTTATTTCAAGGGAGAAATCTTCCTGGATGAAAAG AAAAAGTTCTACGGTCCCCAAAGACGGAAGATGATGTTTATGGGATTTGTCCGTCTGGGTGTCTGGTACAACTTCTTCCGAGCCCGGAACGGAGGCTTTTCTGGAAACCTGGAAGGCGAAGGCTTCATCCTTGGGGGAGTTTTTGTGGTGGGATCAGGAAAGCAG GGCATTCTTCTCGAGcatcaagaaaaagaatttggagaCAAAGTGAACCCAGTTTCAGTTCTGGAAGCTGCTAGGAAGATCCAACCCCAGACTTTGGCTGCGGAGGCAAAGTGA
- the PRXL2A gene encoding peroxiredoxin-like 2A isoform X3: protein MGIWSIGAGALGAAALALLLANTDMFLSKSQKATLEYLEDIDLKTLEKEPRTFKAKELWEKNGAVIMAVRRPGCFLCREEAADLSSLKPKLDELGVPLYAVVKEQIRTEVQDFQPYFKGEIFLDEKKKFYGPQRRKMMFMGFVRLGVWYNFFRARNGGFSGNLEGEGFILGGVFVVGSGKQGILLEHQEKEFGDKVNPVSVLEAARKIQPQTLAAEAK from the exons ATGGGGATATGGTCCATTGGCGCGGGGGCCCTGGGGGCGGCTGCCTTGGCCCTGCTCCTGGCCAACACAGACATGTTTCTGTCCAAGTCCCAGAAAGCGACGCTGGAATATCTGGAGGACATAGACCTGAAAACCCTGGAAAAGG AACCAAGGACTTTCAAAGCAAAGGAGCTCTGGGAAAAGAATGGAGCTGTGATTATGGCTGTGCGCAGGCCAGGCTGTTTCCTCTGCCGAGAG gaggctGCGGACCTGTCTTCCCTGAAGCCCAAGCTGGATGAGCTGGGAGTCCCCCTGTATGCAGTGGTGAAGGAACAAATCAGGACCGAAGTGCAGGACTTCCAGCCTTATTTCAAGGGAGAAATCTTCCTGGATGAAAAG AAAAAGTTCTACGGTCCCCAAAGACGGAAGATGATGTTTATGGGATTTGTCCGTCTGGGTGTCTGGTACAACTTCTTCCGAGCCCGGAACGGAGGCTTTTCTGGAAACCTGGAAGGCGAAGGCTTCATCCTTGGGGGAGTTTTTGTGGTGGGATCAGGAAAGCAG GGCATTCTTCTCGAGcatcaagaaaaagaatttggagaCAAAGTGAACCCAGTTTCAGTTCTGGAAGCTGCTAGGAAGATCCAACCCCAGACTTTGGCTGCGGAGGCAAAGTGA